One genomic window of Solea solea chromosome 12, fSolSol10.1, whole genome shotgun sequence includes the following:
- the synm gene encoding synemin — protein sequence MLPFRRTFESEKQHLQQLNSRLAQYLCRTKQLEQENAHLVAEINKLRQRRTTAGLEPKYKAEMRDLRRMVDQLSVEKSQAEVEREKLWRELQMIQCLCSEQTDVCTDINGELQGCAKELQVAHRTNTELQQRLLQLESEYGAMEDAHRQEMERARRQVESRVVPIITQTYCGPAVVPAEELQEYALGLSEGWVQTFELYQQKVVEMEQAMKADQAMLSDLQREKMQYAVQMDNLRKEAEKQGRLQMRLEDELINMQETFRVDLSNYQMIVEQLEQERNLMANTIAEKTQEHQHLLKVKMDLGMEVAAYRALLEGERVSLEDAHRRVNQHQRERIIDIKKPAQPYTPRASMLTTRQHTDVRYTQPTPSLTRSPIVSSGSRSPSKVIPISVADRARYQSPASRRDMISFSKARAAASAPVSTTTAASAKDEQTRKHEIHMSPSVQKTSEERTVKIKQVSREESQISPIKSPTAETKSVRVLSPMMSLSTDIETESQRELLDEMERDHGYGVKFEDEWETESTSEQKILDSVSVEEIIEKVIRPAGLEARVCSPGESKVKYHVEKTEEENGTTKTQIVLESKVEEEVDFGEDSALDKLLSQGAKKMSLEDIEDTAAGSMIKNLFSDLQGAEILQNKSVNVQIIEEPVDSRSKYEVEVEEMYRSTQEPVDSHSKYEVEVKEMSRSTQEPVDSHSKYEVEVEEMSRSTQKPVDSHSKYKVEVEEMSRSTQEPGNSHSKYEGEVEEMSRSTQEPVDSHSKYKVEVEEMSRSTQEPGDSHSKYEGVVKEMSRSTYHQPSSTYFQIEELENVPYDTHMQLHDVTKSFTTDADTSRDESVHVEDISRQSDSPYFSHDQESHEYFVSTPDDNLSESEEGGGITSYGHYGMVDDLSDEKYYQDGNIPLNTAIKKRGDEYKFLSDLKDGFPECIIEEEICVSPVVQESMLEFLREDSLEPKEQLKGALEKLQSSVSGPLKEELAFLTKISRESPENMAVNVTKVQQSSDNGTMTIVAELNVSQTLEDSGLLEAEDDLSEEQIMAALRSSNHEFEKAFHVGAGGGYSFSIDKTEDIAHGEEYEGFTDQGESASEITERHIKFRPSEKSFDFQMGSHSGVSSQQELLSEISESPEKTSQEKRVATIYLDSPND from the exons aTGTTGCCTTTCAGGAGAACTTTTGAGAGCGAGAAACAGCATCTGCAGCAGCTGAACAGCAGACTGGCCCAGTATCTGTGCAGGACCAAGCAGCTGGAGCAGGAAAACGCGCATCTGGTGGCCGAGATCAACAAACTGAGGCAGAGGAGGACGACGGCGGGGTTGGAGCCGAAGTACAAGGCTGAGATGCGGGATCTGAGGAGGATGGTGGATCAGCTGTCCGTGGAGAAGTCCCAGGCGGAggtggagagggagaagctgtgGAGGGAGCTGCAGATGATCCAGTGCCTGTGCAGCGAGCAGACGGATGTGTGCACGGACATCAATGGAGAGCTGCAGGGATGTGCGAAGGAGCTTCAGGTCGCTCACAGGACCAACACTGAACTCCAGCAGCGTCTCCTGCAACTGGAGAGCGAGTATGGAGCCATGGAGGACGCACACAGGCAGGAGATGGAGCGCGCCAGGCGTCAGGTGGAGTCCCGAGTGGTGCCCATCATTACGCAAACTTACTGCGGACCTGCGGTAGTCCCCGCGGAAGAGCTGCAGGAGTACGCCCTGGGTCTCTCCGAGGGCTGGGTGCAGACCTTTGAATTGTACCAGCAGAAGGTGGTGGAGATGGAGCAGGCGATGAAAGCGGACCAGGCCATGCTGAGTGACCTGCAGAGGGAGAAGATGCAATACGCAGTACAGATGGACAATTTACGCAAGGAAGCGGAAAAACAAGGTCGCCTCCAGATGCGCCTTGAAGATGAGCTCATAAACATGCAGGAGACATTCCGCGTGGACTTGAGCAATTATCAg ATGATTGTCGAGCAGCTGGAACAGGAAAGGAACCTGATGGCCAACACTATAGCAGAGAAGACACAGGAGCATCAGCACCTTCTGAAAGTTAAGATGGATCTGGGCATGGAGGTCGCCGCCTACAG gGCTCTCCtggagggtgagagagtgagtctGGAAGATGCTCATAGAAGGGTGAATCAGCATCAGAGAGAAAGAATAATAG ATATCAAGAAGCCTGCCCAACCCTACACACCAAGAGCTTCCATGTTAACTACGAGACAACATACGGATGTCCGGTATACCCAACCAACGCCAAGCTTGACGAGATCCCCCATAGTTTCCTCTGGGTCCAGAAGTCCCTCTAAGGTCATTCCTATTTCAGTTGCAGACAGAGCTCGTTATCAAAGCCCGGCATCCAGAAGAGATATGATATCATTCAGCAAAGCTCGGGCTGCCGCTTCTGCCCCTGTATCTACCACCACTGCTGCTTCTGCCAAAGATGAGCAAACACGCAAACATGAAATCCACATGAGTCCCAGTGTGCAGAAAACATCAGAAGAGAGAACTGTGAAAATCAAACAGGTCTCTAGGGAAGAGAGCCAAATAAGTCCCATCAAGTCTCCCACTGCCGAGACCAAATCAGTGAGGGTACTGTCACCAATGATGAGCCTGAGCACTGACATTGAAACAGAAAGCCAAAGGGAACTGTTAGATGAAATGGAAAGAGACCATGGTTATGGCGTTAAGTTTGAAGACGAATGGGAAACAGAGTCTACAAGTGAACAGAAGATTTTAGACTCTGTGTCTGTAGAGGAGATCATCGAGAAAGTGATCAGACCAGCAGGTTTGGAAGCTCGGGTGTGTTCACCAGGAGAATCCAAGGTCAAGTATCATGTGGAGAAAACTGAAGAGGAGAATGGCACGACTAAAACACAGATTGTGTTGGAGTccaaggtggaggaggaagtggattTTGGTGAGGACTCTGCCCTGGATAAACTTCTGAGTCAAGGTGCGAAGAAGATGTCACTGGAGGACATTGAGGATACAGCAGCAGGAAGTATGATCAAGAATCTGTTCAGTGACCTGCAGGGAGCAGAGATTCTGCAAAACAAGTCTGTCAATGTGCAAATCATTGAGGAACCAGTGGACTCTCGCAGTAAATATGAGGTTGAAGTTGAAGAGATGTACAGATCTACCCAGGAACCAGTGGACTCTCACAGTAAATATGAGGTTGAAGTCAAAGAGATGTCCAGATCTACCCAGGAACCAGTTGACTCTCACAGTAAATATGAGGTTGAAGTCGAAGAGATGTCCAGATCTACCCAGAAACCAGTAGACTCTCACAGTAAATATAAGGTTGAAGTCGAAGAGATGTCCAGATCTACCCAGGAACCAGGGAACTCTCACAGTAAATATGAGGGTGAAGTCGAAGAGATGTCCAGATCTACCCAGGAACCAGTGGACTCTCACAGTAAATATAAGGTTGAAGTCGAAGAGATGTCCAGATCTACCCAGGAACCAGGTGACTCTCACAGTAAATATGAGGGTGTAGTCAAAGAGATGTCCAGATCTACCTATCATCAGCCCTCCTCAACATACTTTCAAATCGAGGAGCTAGAAAACGTCCCTTATGATACTCACATGCAGTTGCATGACGTGACAAAATCCTTCACAACAGATGCAGATACTTCTAGGGATGAATCTGTTCATGTTGAAGACATCTCTAGACAGAGTGATTCTCCATACTTCTCCCATGATCAAGAGTCGCATGAGTATTTTGTCTCCACACCAGATGATAATCTTTCCGAGTCCGAGGAGGGTGGTGGCATAACCTCATATGGCCATTATGGCATGGTAGATGACCTTTCAGACGAGAAGTATTATCAAGATGGAAATATTCCACTAAACACAGCAATTAAAAAGAGAGGTGATGAATATAAGTTCTTGTCAGATCTCAAAGATGGTTTTCCAGAGTGCATCATTGAAGAAGAGATCTGTGTTTCCCCTGTAGTGCAGGAGTCGATGCTTGAGTTCCTGAGAGAGGACTCATTAGAGCCCAAAGAGCAGCTGAAGGGAGCTTTAGAGAAACTTCAAAGCTCAGTTTCAGGCCCTCTGAAGGAGGAGTTGGCCTTTCTCACTAAAATTAGTCGCGAAAGTCCTGAGAATATGGCAGTTAACGTCACAAAAGTACAGCAGTCAAGTGACAATGGAACTATGACTATAGTTGCAGAACTAAATGTCTCTCAAACCCTGGAAGACTCTGGGCTGCTGGAGGCAGAGGATGATCTTTCTGAAGAGCAGATCATGGCAGCTCTCAGATCCTCTAACCATGAGTTTGAGAAAGCCTTCCATGTTGGGGCAGGGGGAGGGTACAGCTTCAGCATTGACAAAACAGAAGATATTGCTCATGGTGAAGAGTATGAAGGCTTCACAGACCAAGGAGAATCCGCGTCAGAAATCACTGAGAGACATATCAAATTCCGGCCATCCGAGAAGTCCTTCGACTTCCAGATGGGCAGCCATTCAGGTGTGTCATCACAGCAAGAGCTGCTGTCCGAAATCTCAGAGAGCCCAGAGAAGACTTCTCAAGAAAAAAGAGTTGCCACAATTTACCTGGACAGCCCAAATGACTAA